The following are encoded together in the Pedobacter sp. D749 genome:
- a CDS encoding TonB-dependent receptor has protein sequence MNQNFTIKVGHLPYLGNLWVLFAVFSACLLLLGSPTYAQQGATIKITGTVKDSLGLGIPGVSLQVKGQSGMGTITDGDGKFSLNATAKSTIVVSSVGFRQTTFIADPLKLKVDLVLHSDDNNLSDVVVTAFGKKERREAMVGSVTSITPARLKIPSSNLTNALAGQIAGVVAYQRSGQPGLDNSTFFIRGVTTFGYKQDPLILVDNVELTPTDLARLQVDDIASFSILKDASGTALYGARGANGVILVTTKEGVEGNAKVNVRFENSISQATQNLEIADPITFMKMYNEAITTRNPLGVPRFSQNDIYNREQTLSGAPGSNKYVYPAVNWIDELFKTSTNNQRLNGSVSGGGKVARYYIGTSYNRDNGILKVSPVNNFNNNVKLENYQLRSNVNINVTPTTEVVLRLSGTFDEYNGPITDDGSFSSDLYKKALHTSPVLFPAFYPADPSSGIDTHILFGNSSTEGTGNTVGYSNPYADMMKGYKSFSRSRMSAQLELNQDLNFLTKGLSFKGMFNTNRYSYFDLTRKYSPFFYNVASYDRISNQYSLNWINNQPGQASEYLSFEPGFKDINTFVYMQAVLDYSRQLGSKHNISGTLIATRQQRLYANAIDPATKLSSLQYSLPYRNVGLSGRLGYGYDSRYFAEFNFGYNGSERFAEKNRFGFFPTIGGSWVISNEAFWDGGLKQAVSKLKLRASYGLVGNDAIGAQRFFYLSNVNLDGGNPAYFGQANGVIRPGVSITNYANDAVTWETSRQTNIGLEISLFKSLNIIAEVYKQHRYNILMERASIPSTMGLESGVSANLGTADSRGIDFSADYSKTFRGGFWMSGRMNFTFSQNKYGQYEQPAYKEPWRILSGQKIGVRWGYIAERLFVDDQEAAASPSQLFGAGASAPKGGDIKYTDVNNDGKITEADQVFIGLPSTPEIVYGAGLSMGFKKIDLSLFFQGVGRTSFFIDPSEVSPFLSNRQVLQPFADSHWTEENQDLYAKYPRLGTTSSEISNNLQTSSWWMRDGAFIRLKSIEIGYTFPDKLSKKAFLSNCRIYFNALNPLTWSRFKDWDPELASNGFSYPIQKVYNIGINVNL, from the coding sequence ATGAACCAAAATTTTACTATTAAGGTAGGGCATCTGCCTTACCTGGGGAACCTGTGGGTACTGTTCGCAGTATTTAGTGCCTGTTTATTGCTTTTGGGCAGTCCCACTTATGCGCAACAGGGCGCAACAATTAAAATTACCGGTACTGTTAAAGATTCACTTGGCCTGGGAATTCCGGGAGTAAGTCTGCAGGTTAAAGGCCAGAGCGGCATGGGTACCATCACTGATGGCGATGGTAAATTTTCCCTGAATGCTACGGCTAAATCAACTATAGTGGTCTCATCTGTAGGTTTCAGGCAAACTACTTTTATCGCTGATCCATTAAAGCTAAAGGTAGACCTGGTACTGCATTCGGATGATAACAATCTTTCGGATGTAGTGGTTACCGCCTTTGGAAAGAAGGAGCGGAGAGAAGCCATGGTAGGATCCGTTACCAGTATTACACCTGCCAGGCTAAAGATCCCATCCAGCAATTTAACCAATGCATTAGCCGGACAGATTGCCGGGGTAGTGGCCTACCAGCGGAGTGGCCAGCCCGGATTGGATAATTCTACTTTTTTTATCCGTGGGGTAACTACATTCGGTTACAAACAAGATCCATTGATCCTGGTAGATAACGTAGAGCTTACGCCAACCGATCTGGCGCGGCTACAGGTTGATGATATTGCGAGTTTCTCCATCTTAAAAGATGCCAGTGGCACGGCTTTGTATGGTGCCAGAGGAGCCAACGGTGTAATTTTGGTGACCACTAAAGAAGGTGTTGAAGGTAATGCGAAAGTAAATGTACGTTTCGAAAACTCCATTTCGCAGGCTACGCAAAACCTTGAAATTGCCGATCCCATCACTTTTATGAAGATGTACAATGAAGCCATCACTACACGGAACCCACTAGGTGTACCAAGGTTTAGCCAGAACGATATTTACAACCGTGAGCAGACTTTAAGTGGTGCGCCGGGCAGCAATAAGTATGTTTACCCTGCTGTAAATTGGATTGATGAATTGTTTAAAACCAGTACCAATAACCAGCGGCTGAACGGAAGTGTGAGCGGTGGCGGAAAAGTTGCAAGATATTATATCGGCACTTCTTATAACCGGGATAACGGAATATTGAAGGTGAGCCCTGTAAATAACTTCAACAATAACGTTAAACTCGAAAACTACCAGCTCCGTTCCAATGTCAACATTAATGTTACGCCTACCACAGAAGTGGTGCTGAGGTTATCGGGAACTTTTGATGAATATAACGGACCGATTACTGATGACGGTTCCTTTTCTTCCGATCTTTATAAAAAGGCACTTCATACCAGCCCGGTATTGTTTCCGGCATTTTATCCTGCAGATCCATCATCAGGCATCGATACGCATATTCTTTTTGGCAATAGCTCAACAGAGGGTACCGGAAATACAGTTGGTTATTCCAATCCTTATGCGGATATGATGAAGGGCTATAAGTCTTTTTCGAGGTCAAGGATGTCCGCACAGCTCGAACTAAATCAGGACCTTAATTTCCTGACCAAGGGGCTGTCTTTTAAAGGAATGTTTAACACCAATCGGTATTCTTATTTCGACCTGACCAGAAAATATTCACCTTTTTTTTACAATGTAGCCTCCTATGATAGGATCAGCAATCAATATAGCCTCAACTGGATCAATAACCAACCGGGCCAGGCCTCAGAGTACCTGAGCTTTGAGCCAGGGTTTAAGGATATCAATACATTTGTGTACATGCAAGCGGTTTTGGATTACTCGAGGCAGCTCGGCAGTAAACACAACATTAGCGGTACACTCATTGCAACAAGGCAACAACGTTTATACGCCAATGCAATAGATCCGGCAACCAAGTTATCCAGCCTTCAATATTCGCTTCCTTACCGCAATGTTGGCCTGTCAGGTAGATTGGGTTATGGGTACGATAGCCGTTATTTTGCCGAATTTAACTTTGGTTATAACGGATCGGAACGTTTTGCTGAAAAGAACAGGTTTGGTTTCTTTCCAACTATCGGCGGTTCATGGGTAATTTCCAATGAAGCTTTCTGGGATGGAGGGTTAAAACAAGCTGTGAGTAAGCTTAAACTACGCGCAAGCTATGGCCTTGTAGGTAACGATGCCATTGGCGCACAGCGTTTCTTCTATCTTTCTAACGTAAACCTGGATGGTGGTAACCCTGCTTATTTTGGTCAGGCCAACGGTGTGATCAGACCAGGGGTAAGCATTACCAATTATGCAAACGATGCCGTGACATGGGAAACCTCGAGACAAACGAATATTGGATTGGAAATTAGTCTTTTCAAAAGCCTGAATATCATTGCAGAAGTTTACAAACAGCACCGTTACAATATTTTAATGGAGCGGGCTTCAATTCCTTCTACCATGGGCTTAGAATCTGGCGTAAGTGCCAACCTGGGTACTGCAGACTCGAGAGGTATTGATTTTTCTGCCGATTATAGCAAAACCTTTAGAGGCGGATTTTGGATGTCGGGCAGGATGAACTTTACCTTTTCGCAGAATAAATATGGACAATATGAACAGCCGGCTTATAAAGAGCCATGGAGGATACTTTCCGGGCAGAAAATTGGCGTAAGATGGGGCTACATTGCCGAGCGACTTTTTGTTGATGATCAGGAAGCGGCAGCTTCTCCTTCGCAGCTTTTTGGCGCCGGAGCCTCCGCACCTAAGGGAGGAGATATCAAATATACCGATGTAAACAATGATGGCAAGATTACTGAAGCCGATCAGGTATTTATCGGCCTTCCTTCAACACCTGAAATTGTTTATGGTGCAGGCCTTTCGATGGGATTCAAGAAGATCGACCTTTCGCTTTTCTTTCAAGGTGTAGGCCGCACGAGTTTCTTTATTGATCCATCAGAGGTTAGTCCATTTCTATCTAACAGGCAGGTGCTTCAACCCTTTGCCGATAGCCACTGGACAGAAGAAAATCAGGATTTATATGCCAAATATCCACGTTTGGGAACCACCTCTTCCGAGATCAGCAATAACCTCCAAACCAGTTCTTGGTGGATGCGTGATGGTGCTTTTATCAGGCTTAAGTCGATAGAAATCGGTTATACTTTCCCTGATAAGTTATCAAAAAAGGCATTTCTGTCTAATTGCAGGATCTATTTCAATGCTTTAAATCCGCTCACCTGGAGCAGGTTCAAAGATTGGGATCCGGAACTGGCCTCAAATGGCTTCAGCTATCCGATCCAGAAGGTATATAATATCGGAATCAACGTAAACCTATAA
- a CDS encoding RagB/SusD family nutrient uptake outer membrane protein, translating to MKFNIKLLILIAVISGMTLSCKKYLDVTPDNVATIDYAFRNRNEAENYLFTCYSTLQNMGPSNSDAAFTTSGEIYFPNTLTEATLGSRDAEQGFHLIRGVQSTDNPSLNYWDGEQLGQPIFKAIRRCNIFLENIDRPKDLAQFERNRWIAEVKFLKAYYHFYLLRMYGPIPLIKQNLPIDAGTDEVRIKRAPIDEAFAYIVSLLDEATPDLPRTIQDPARSLGRITQNIALSVKAEVLTTQASPFFNGNPDYTGFKDKDGVNLFPTAFSAEKWNKAMLACQAAVKSCEESNLSLYRFTSPGNLPNIPAPLKTVMDIRQSITENWEKNPEVIWALNPEFGLQSMAMPRLTNAMVQNMGGTPGNFAVPIGMAELFYSKNGVPMAEDTGYDYRGRYAVAAVGTENKYYLKSGYQTIKMHMDREPRFYADLSFDGSCFFGNGQTDPENMLYVQARGGTSLAGPKDNIRVNVSGYWPSKLVNYQSVFGTEVTQAGFRMPLIRLAGLYLLYAETLNEVNGPTADVYTYIDKVRSRAGLKGVKESWSSYSTNPGKASSKDGLRSIIQQERRIELCFEGRIGWDLRRWKVMQDVLSKPLQGWNIQDTTPEGYYRQRNLVIPVFGLKDYLWPLKYNDLIVNPNLVQNPYW from the coding sequence ATGAAATTCAACATAAAACTTCTCATACTCATTGCAGTGATTTCGGGAATGACCCTTTCCTGCAAGAAATACCTGGATGTAACGCCAGACAATGTAGCCACAATCGATTATGCTTTCAGAAACAGAAATGAGGCCGAAAACTACCTTTTTACCTGTTACTCTACCCTGCAGAACATGGGCCCATCCAATAGCGATGCTGCTTTCACCACTTCCGGAGAGATTTATTTCCCCAATACCTTAACCGAGGCAACATTGGGTAGCAGGGATGCGGAGCAAGGTTTCCACCTGATCAGGGGCGTCCAGTCTACCGATAATCCCTCATTGAATTATTGGGATGGGGAACAGCTTGGCCAGCCCATTTTTAAAGCAATCAGGAGATGTAATATCTTTCTGGAGAATATCGACCGTCCGAAAGATCTGGCTCAATTTGAACGCAACCGCTGGATTGCAGAGGTAAAGTTTTTAAAGGCCTATTACCATTTTTATCTGTTAAGGATGTATGGCCCCATTCCTTTGATTAAACAGAACCTGCCGATAGATGCCGGCACGGATGAAGTAAGGATAAAACGTGCGCCCATTGACGAGGCATTTGCTTATATCGTATCGTTATTAGATGAGGCCACGCCCGATCTTCCACGCACCATACAGGATCCGGCAAGAAGTTTAGGCCGAATTACACAGAATATTGCCCTTTCGGTTAAAGCTGAGGTGCTTACTACACAGGCGAGCCCTTTTTTTAATGGCAATCCCGATTATACTGGTTTTAAGGATAAAGATGGTGTAAACCTTTTTCCTACAGCTTTCAGTGCAGAAAAATGGAATAAAGCCATGCTGGCCTGCCAGGCTGCAGTAAAATCCTGCGAAGAAAGCAACCTTTCCCTTTACCGTTTTACCTCTCCGGGCAATCTTCCAAATATACCTGCGCCATTGAAAACCGTAATGGACATCAGGCAGAGCATTACCGAGAACTGGGAAAAAAATCCCGAAGTAATCTGGGCACTGAATCCTGAATTTGGGCTACAATCAATGGCTATGCCCAGGCTTACCAATGCGATGGTGCAGAACATGGGTGGCACACCGGGCAATTTTGCCGTGCCTATAGGTATGGCTGAACTGTTTTATTCGAAAAATGGTGTGCCAATGGCTGAAGATACTGGTTACGATTACAGAGGCCGTTATGCTGTTGCTGCGGTAGGTACGGAAAATAAATACTATTTAAAAAGCGGTTACCAGACCATAAAAATGCACATGGATCGTGAACCTCGCTTTTATGCCGATTTATCTTTTGATGGTAGCTGTTTTTTTGGTAACGGGCAAACTGATCCGGAAAACATGCTCTATGTGCAGGCTCGTGGCGGAACTTCGCTGGCTGGCCCCAAAGATAATATCAGGGTTAACGTATCGGGCTACTGGCCAAGCAAACTGGTTAATTACCAATCTGTTTTTGGTACCGAAGTTACCCAGGCAGGTTTCCGGATGCCGCTAATCAGACTCGCAGGACTTTATCTGCTGTATGCAGAAACGCTTAACGAGGTTAACGGCCCTACGGCAGATGTTTATACTTATATCGATAAAGTGCGCTCACGTGCAGGTTTAAAGGGTGTTAAAGAATCCTGGTCTTCTTATTCAACTAACCCTGGTAAAGCTTCAAGCAAAGATGGCCTCCGGTCGATCATCCAGCAGGAACGCCGCATTGAACTTTGTTTTGAAGGAAGAATAGGGTGGGACTTAAGGCGCTGGAAAGTGATGCAGGATGTACTCAGTAAACCACTTCAGGGCTGGAATATTCAGGATACCACACCTGAAGGTTATTACCGTCAGCGTAATCTCGTAATTCCTGTATTTGGCCTGAAAGACTATTTGTGGCCACTTAAATACAACGACCTGATCGTTAACCCAAACCTGGTTCAAAATCCTTATTGGTAA
- a CDS encoding DUF5000 domain-containing lipoprotein, translating to MKISSKIYNRPFALQFIALLLVACSFYSCKESEGFNEVVSTDMTKPGVLTGVKVENLAGAAVISYKLPNSQNLLYVQAEYRINSRTVRQSKSSYYSDTIKVEGFEKSGDYDVTLYAVSRANVKSDPVQIRVHPATPSYLSVYPTVQLQADFGGVNIIANNPTKKPIGVIVISNDKTTGKMLPVEQFYTEAENINFSVRGFDTLKRDFGVYVTDRWGNISDTLYKSISPIFEMMIPKAQFSEYRLPSDSPLGATGLGWNTSRLWDNNTSDPGWHTEAGYSKPLQLCTFDMGVLAKLSRYKLWERGEAYGNDYSYNHGNPKTWTLWGSAKAAPANIELPVTSAKGTVVGDWINLGNFTCPPPPSGNAPGQTTPVDLAAVKAGFEFNIALDIPKVRFIRLAVNSTWGNADFAHVMELSFWGNTN from the coding sequence ATGAAAATTAGTTCAAAAATATATAACAGACCTTTCGCATTGCAATTTATTGCCTTGTTACTTGTGGCCTGCTCGTTTTATTCCTGTAAAGAAAGCGAAGGTTTTAATGAGGTTGTATCTACAGATATGACAAAACCCGGAGTACTCACCGGCGTAAAAGTAGAAAACCTGGCTGGAGCTGCAGTAATTTCCTATAAGCTGCCTAATTCCCAGAATCTCTTGTATGTACAGGCAGAATACAGGATCAATTCGCGAACCGTAAGGCAGAGTAAATCTTCTTATTATAGCGATACAATCAAGGTAGAGGGCTTTGAAAAAAGCGGCGACTACGATGTTACACTTTATGCGGTATCACGTGCGAATGTGAAAAGTGATCCTGTACAGATACGTGTACACCCTGCAACCCCATCTTACCTGTCCGTTTATCCAACAGTTCAGCTTCAGGCCGATTTTGGTGGAGTAAATATAATCGCTAATAATCCGACTAAGAAACCTATTGGAGTAATTGTGATTTCCAATGATAAAACGACAGGAAAAATGCTTCCCGTAGAACAGTTCTATACCGAAGCGGAAAATATCAATTTTAGTGTAAGGGGATTTGATACCCTAAAAAGAGATTTTGGCGTATATGTAACCGATAGATGGGGAAATATATCCGATACTTTATATAAATCAATTAGTCCAATATTTGAGATGATGATACCGAAAGCGCAGTTCAGCGAATATCGGCTACCATCAGATTCTCCACTGGGTGCAACAGGCCTTGGATGGAATACTTCGAGGTTATGGGATAACAATACTTCCGATCCCGGCTGGCATACAGAGGCCGGTTATAGTAAGCCTCTTCAGCTCTGCACATTTGATATGGGCGTACTTGCCAAGCTCAGTCGCTATAAATTGTGGGAAAGAGGAGAAGCCTATGGCAATGATTATTCTTATAATCATGGTAATCCCAAGACCTGGACACTCTGGGGATCAGCCAAAGCTGCACCGGCAAATATTGAGTTACCCGTAACTTCGGCAAAAGGAACTGTTGTGGGCGATTGGATTAACCTGGGGAATTTTACCTGTCCGCCGCCTCCATCTGGTAATGCACCCGGACAAACCACTCCTGTAGATCTTGCCGCAGTAAAAGCTGGCTTCGAATTTAACATTGCACTTGATATTCCCAAAGTGAGGTTTATCAGGCTGGCCGTTAATTCAACCTGGGGAAATGCAGATTTTGCCCACGTGATGGAATTGTCTTTTTGGGGAAATACCAATTAA
- a CDS encoding DUF4998 domain-containing protein, with translation MTTKHINSILMVFMAIVVLCGCSKDALDYRKYLNEKEHIYPGFAGEAGAAPGNYRIKLNWKASPDPSVTHYRIFWNNSADSLEMKAPDRSVTDVSVIIPKLVEYNYSFTIYSYDKAGNKSVPVQISNIKVYGDSYKSSLTNRFLVSANPYQLDDDGITLNFEKPDTINITTEIRYTYKDGTIHKSALSPDENSIRLADYKTGTKIYFRSAYVPVKSAIDTFYTVDYDSLSNIMIPVDKSLFRPLKLANDVGTYSSETSLSQLWNGNKTPTAYPDIFHSDDNTPLPHHFTFDMGKAIVNLTQFEIIGRDGYNNPTKFEIWGIADLTGAETQSPGNSAGWTAESKGRGWTLLKTVERSDDGSAPFKVALPDGLPPIRYIRIRVIKVASGDAYYSNISEVSFWNK, from the coding sequence ATGACAACTAAACATATCAACAGTATTTTAATGGTTTTTATGGCCATTGTGGTTCTTTGCGGCTGTAGCAAGGATGCGCTGGATTATAGAAAATATCTTAATGAAAAAGAACACATATATCCGGGCTTTGCCGGCGAAGCTGGCGCCGCGCCAGGCAATTACAGGATAAAACTGAACTGGAAGGCGAGTCCCGACCCGAGTGTAACCCATTACCGCATATTCTGGAACAATTCAGCAGATTCATTGGAAATGAAAGCACCAGACCGAAGCGTTACTGATGTATCGGTAATTATTCCCAAACTGGTAGAGTATAATTATTCCTTTACCATTTATTCTTACGATAAGGCTGGGAATAAATCTGTGCCAGTTCAGATTAGCAACATAAAGGTTTATGGCGATAGCTACAAATCGAGTCTAACCAACAGGTTTCTGGTTTCAGCAAATCCTTATCAGCTGGATGACGACGGCATTACACTCAATTTTGAAAAACCAGATACCATCAATATTACAACAGAAATACGCTATACCTATAAAGATGGTACCATTCATAAAAGTGCGTTAAGTCCTGATGAAAATTCGATCAGGCTTGCCGACTACAAAACCGGAACAAAGATTTATTTCAGGTCGGCCTATGTGCCGGTAAAATCGGCTATTGATACCTTTTATACCGTAGATTACGATTCTTTGAGCAATATTATGATACCGGTAGATAAATCACTGTTCCGTCCGCTAAAGCTAGCCAATGATGTTGGGACCTATTCGAGTGAAACCTCTTTATCGCAACTTTGGAATGGCAATAAAACACCAACTGCATATCCGGATATCTTCCATAGTGATGACAATACACCGCTTCCGCATCACTTCACTTTTGACATGGGTAAGGCGATAGTTAATCTTACACAGTTCGAAATCATTGGGCGCGATGGTTATAATAACCCTACCAAATTTGAGATCTGGGGAATTGCAGATCTGACGGGAGCGGAAACGCAGTCGCCAGGCAATTCAGCAGGGTGGACAGCAGAATCAAAAGGAAGAGGATGGACGCTGCTTAAAACGGTAGAACGCTCAGATGATGGATCGGCACCATTTAAAGTTGCCCTGCCTGATGGTCTGCCTCCAATTCGATACATCCGGATCCGGGTAATAAAAGTGGCCAGTGGCGATGCCTATTACAGCAATATTAGTGAAGTATCTTTCTGGAATAAATAA